AAAAAACCGATAGAACTTTCTCTGTTTGTTTCTGAAATATTTTACGGAGTAGTATATTTTGCAGGGTCGTTTATACAAAAAACGGGACTTAAAGGAAAAAGGCTCCAGCTTAAAAAAGAAGAGTCCATATCTAACGAAGAACTCAGAACCATCATAGAAATAGGCAAAAACGAGGGCGAGATTAAAGAAAAAGAATATGAATTCATAAAAAATTTCCTTAAACTTTCTTACTTGAAAGCCTCTAATATTATGACTAAAAAAGATGCCGTGTTTGAATTAGACGTCGGTACTCCGGTATCAGCCGCGGTAGAATTGATAGAATCTTATCATTTTTCGAGAATTCCGATATATTTTAGGGAAAAAGACAACATAATAGGGATAATTTTATCAAAAAACATACTGTCTAAAGTATATAATAAAAGCGAAGCAAAAAGAACGCTTAATTCCTTTATGATTAAGCCTTATTTTATTCCAGGCTCTAAAAATGCGCTGGAACTTTTCAGGGAACTGCAAAAGAAAAAAATCCATATGGCCGTAATAGTGGATGAATACGGAAAAATGAAAGGCATAATTACGATGGAAGATCTGCTGGAAGAAATTTTCGGCGAAATAGAGGATGAATATGACGTTCAGTAATATTTTAGCCGGCGCTTATATTTATATTCCAGTTATTATAGGCGCAATAATTTTAGAAGGTTTTTTCGCAGGTTCGGAAATAGGCATCATAAGTTACGATAAAATAAAGATTAAGCATAAAGAAGCCGGCGGAAACAGGCTTGCAAAATTTTTGCTTGCAATGACAAGAAAACCTGAAAGCACTTTTTCTACATCTTTAATCGGAAATAATTTTGCATACACGACGGCTACTATTCTTGCTACATCTATAATTTACGCATATGCAAAGTCTTACACTCCTATTATAGTCGCAGTTATTCTTACGCCTGTTATGGTTATTTTCGGAGAAATTATTCCAAAAATGATTTACAGGCGGCATGCAAACAGTCTTATGCTTAAAAGCATTCCGTTTATAGCTTTTTTTTCTTTAATTTTTTTTCCGATTAATATAATTTTCATCGGTTTTTCAAAAGTTTTAAATATAATATTTAAAAGCAAGTCCAAAAATGTTTTTCTGACTAAAGACGAACTTATAAAAGTACTAACCATAAGCGGCAATATCGAAGAATTTAAAGAATACGACAAAAAAATAATAAAAAGAATATTCGAGTTCGGCGGTAAAACGGCAAAAGACGTTATGATTCCTTTAATAAACGTTATAGCTCTTAACGAAAACGACGGTATAGACAAAGCAAGGCAGATTTTTGCGGACACGAACTATTCCAGAATTCCCGTTTATTCGGAACGAATCGATAATATTTCGAGTTTAGCTTTTGCTTTTGACGTATTTAATCCGAAAAACTCCGAAAAAGTCGTAGGGGAGATAGCAAAACCTGTTTTATTTATTCCCGAAACACTAAAAATAACAAATATAATGCTGAAAATGCAAAAAAGCCGTCAGCAGATGGTCGTAGTAGTGGACGAGTACGGAGGCGCCTCCGGAATAATCACTTTTGAAGATATTCTTGAAGAAATAGTCGGCGAAATAAGGGACGAAACCGACGAAGAAGTAGCGATGTACAAAAAAATAGGTAAAAATACTTACCTGATAAATGCGAGGTTGACCTTAGACGAGTTGTCGGAGATTTTTAACTTAAGCGTCTTAAACAACGAAGAAGCGGAATATGAAACGGTGTCTGGTTTAATAATGGACCGGCTTGGGCGCATACCCGTTTCCGGCGAAAAATTTACGATAGACAACATAAATTTCACGGTTTCCAAAGCTACAAGCAAGTCTATTAAAGAGGTAATAATAAGTTTCTGATACGGCGCAGAAGAAGAAGTTGAAAAAAAGGTGTCGAAAAAGTCATCTATGTTATTTAATTTCTGAAACCCTTGCCAATTCCGCGTTTGAAAAAAGGTGTCAGATTTTTATTTATTTTCGAACGATGTATTTTATTACTCTATAAAAGCAATTCGAAAATAAATAAATCTGACACCTTTTTTGTTTTTGTTTCCTTTTTTTGTTTTAGTTTCCTATAACTTTATCTATCAGCTGCTTAAAAGAACCTTTCGGAGCGGCTCCGACTATCTGGTCGGCTACCTGTCCTTTATTAAACAGAATGACTGTCGGTATGCCCCTTATACCGTATTTGCCGGGAATAATCTGATTTTCGTCGACGTTTACTTTGCCTACTTTAATTTTTCCGCTGTAATCGGAAGCTATTTCGTCTATTACAGGCGCAACGGCTCTGCAGGGAGCGCACCATACCGCCCAAAAATCGACTAAAACCGGTTTGTCGGATTTTAAAACTTCCGATTCAAAATTTGAATCGGTAAAAGCTAAGACATTTTCTGAAGACATTTAGTAAATCCTCCTTAATAGATTTATATTTTTTTATGCAACTACTCTCTGTTCAGCTCTTAAAACCAATGAATCGGATATCTTATTAAACACGCTCTGCACTTCCGGATGAATATCTTTCGTCATTATTGGTTCTCCTTTGTCGGAAAGTTCGCAGATTTCTTCTACTATCGGTATTTCTCCAAGGAAATTTACGCCGAGTTTTTCTGCAGCCGCTTTTGCTCCGCCGTGTTTAAATATATCCGAACGTTTATTGCAGTGCGGACATATAAAATAGCTCATATTTTCGACGAGTCCAAAAACGGGAACGTTTACTTTATCGAACATAGCAAGAGCTTTCTTTGCGTCGATAAGGGAAATATCCTGAGGAGTCGAAACGACTATCGCAAAATTTATAGGAACCGTTTGAACTAAAGTAAGCTGAATATCGCCGGTGCCTGGAGGAAGGTCCACTACCAAAAAATCGATTTCTCCCCATTCGACGTCTTTTAAAAACTGTGTTATAACCTGCATTACTACCGGACCTCTCCAGATAGCAGGAGCGTCTTCAGGAATTAAAAACCCTAAAGACATAAGCTTAATTCCAAATTTTTCAAGGGGCACTATTTTATTGCTGGAAGTGAGGTCGGGTCTTTTATTTATTCCCATCATCATAGGAATGCTTGGACCGTATAGGTCTGCATCTAAGAGCCCCACCTTTTTACCCTGCTTTGCCAGCGTTATCGCCAAGTTTACGCTAAAAGTAGATTTGCCTACGCCGCCTTTTCCGCTCGCGACCGCTATGATATTTTTAACTCCGCTTATAGGGGACTGTTCGTCAAATGGATTTTTGCTTTCATGACCGTGTGCGCCGCCGCATCCGCATGAAGACCCTTCTTCTTCCTCTCCTCCGCCGCAACCACAGGAACCTCCTTCGTCGTCGCCGCTACCGCATCCGCAGGAATCCGCACCTTCTTCATAGTAGTCTTTATTTCCGTCCATTTCATCGTCTCTGTATTCGTTGTACATAAATAACCTCTCTTGTTAAATTAATTAAATTTATTATACTTTTTTAATATTTTTGCTTTTAAATTTCTTAATGCGCTTTAGCTTTAGATATTATATAAATATTTATATAATATTATTTATAGTATCATAATTTTTACGAATTTTCAATTTTATAATCTTCAGACTTAAAAGCGTCCATAAATGCACTGACTGAAAATTCGGCTTTTCCGGCTCCGGCTTCGCCGTAACCTTCCGGAACTGGCAAACCGTACTTATAATGCAGTTCGTGCCATTTAAGCAGCAATTTTACATAATATTCCAAGGGAGCTGAGGCATTCCCCATTTTCCCAAGCCTGCTCGTTTTTTCCGGACACCATGTAGTATATCTTGGTATTACCCCTTTCGACATAAAAAAATCAAGCCCTTCGGCGGTTGAATCGACGGCTTCGTCGATATCCGTAAAACCGTAAGGCTTAGAAAGTTCGACTCCCGCGACGAAATTAGGTATAACTTTATATTCGCCGAATACAGATACGGCATCTACTATCCTGTTTATCCACTCGTCTCTCCCAATGAACTTAGATTTTCCCGGACATATTTTATCAAAAAGGTTTTTATCCCACACTTCAAAATTTGTATGATATATGTATGCGCCGGCGGTTTTAAGCCGCATTAAATTGTTTCTTGTATGCGCCTGCACGACGACTTTGCTGATCCATCTGCCTTTAAACTTATCTTCTATAGCCTCAAGAAATCTAACGTAAAAATCTATTTCGGTATCGCCTTTAAATTTAATTTCGTCTATGATGCTTCCGCCCGTCAAGGTATATGCGCCGGCATTCGAGTCGTCCGCATCCGATATAATAGACAGGGCGCTTAAAATATCTTCTACCGATTTTACGGCTGAATAATTTTTATTAGATTTTTTTTGATTTAAATAATTAGAATTCATATCGCAGAATGCGCATTCGCTGCCGTCTTCAAAATACTGGCACATCCTGAACACTGCAAGATATATCAAATACCCCCATTCTATGGTTGGCGCTACGTCGCGGACGGATTTCTCCGATTCAGTTTTTTTAAGCATATAAGATTTTTCGGGAGAAAAAAGCACGTCCCCTATATAATAAAAGTCTTTCCCTTTATTTTTATAAAGTTTATAACCTTTAGACTCTTTATCGTAAATCACCGAATATGGGGATGTTTTGTTGATTCTTACGGATATAATAGTACGCCTGAGATTATACGGTCCGTTAATCAGGGCTATTTCTTCCGGATACTTTTTATTAATTACGTCTCCGTCGTTATCGACGTTAAACGAAAAAATAAAATATGATTTGCCGGAAAAGTTTTCTTCCGAATCTACTTCGCCGAAAGAAATCCCCTGTCTTAATATATCCTCTTTTATTATAGCTTCGGGATTTATATCGCGTCCGTATTTTCCGATAAAAAAATCAAGTTCGTCGATATATTCGTTATTTTTGCTCATTTGTTTATTTTATTATATCCGTTGAAAAAATACAAATTTTTCTTTACATCGATAAAAGAAAATATTATAATATACAAAAATATATGTAGTACTAAATTACGCTTTAATAATTTACGTATTTTTAAGTTTTATAAAATTAATGCAATAATTAACTATAAAGGAGATTTAAATAAAATGAAAAATTTAGAAGCTAAACTTTACATTCTTTTTTCAATTTTTTTTCTAAACAGGGAAAAATTAATAAAAGATACGATAACAAATATACCTGCAAGCTATAAAGACGTTGCATACTTATCCGATATCGAATTTACAGTATTCGGTTATTTTGCCTATAAATTTACCCACTCTGCTCCGAAAGAAAAAAAAGAATATGAAAAAAACGGCATCATCGTTTCTTATAAGGAGCTTAACAGACTGTACGTTTCGACTCCTCATCTTGCGACGGTTCTTAAAAAACTTCAGGACGAAAAACTTATAAAAAAAGCGACGCTTAACGAAGATAAAAGAAAAACCAATTACGTACTGCCGTTTACCGAGCTTAAAAAATTTAACGAAATAAACGTTCAGGCATTAAAATTCTGCGGATTTACCGATTCCGACACGCCTATAATAGATAGATTAATCGAAGGCGTTATAAACCTGCTTAAAACTAATAAAATAATTACGGAAGCGCAGTCTAAAAACCTTGACGATTTCCTAATTAAGTCGGATAACTATTTTAAATTTTATTACATAGCTCTAGCTTTATGGACTAGCAGATATCTTATTACAAATTTCCAGATAAAATTGATGGGTCCGTCGGAATTTATGGTTTACGCCATGATTATAAAATATTATATAAACGGCGAAAAAAAACCTATAACCACAAAAAAGGTCAAGGAAGAAACCGGACTTGCGCCGTCTATTATCAGCCAGAGTTTTAAAAAATTTATAGACGAAGATATAATAATCAGAAAAGAGATAAATAAATTCAAGGTATATTTCCATATAAACAAAAAAGCTTTAGAGAAAAGACTTGAAAACGATACCGATTTAATCAAAGAAATCACTAAGAACTTTAAAAAAGGGGACGATAAGAAATTTGAAAAATTTATCGACAAACTTAGCGAAGCTATAACGTCTAAACTTAACGGTTTAGATACAAATAAAATTTGTCCGAACAAAAAATGCGGAATGGAAATACCTCTTATGCCTGGGCTAAAATACTGTCCGTATTGCGGCGAAAAAATTGCATAATATAGTTGCGGGTACAGATATCCTGAAAGAAATTATAGATATATTTTATATATTAGCCGCATATCTTGCAGGAAGTTTTCCTACATCGGCTATAATCGCAAGAATAAAAGGAATTTCCGACCTTACTAAAGAAGGCAGCGGAAACCTAGGCGCTACGAATATATCGAGGGTAATAGGCAAAAAGTTCGGACTTATTACCCTTATTATCGACGCCGCCAAAGGTTTTTTACCGGTTTTTTTTGCGCCGATTTTAATTAACTCTCAATATAAATACGCCGATTTTAATTTTCACCGGTCAATTCAGTGTACAGGCTGTTTAATATTTTATTCCTTGGTAATAATAGCTCCTGTAATCGGACACTGCTATTCGGCATTTATAAAATTTAAAGGGGGAAAGGGTGTTGCTACGGCTCTAGGAGTATTTTTAGCCGTTTCGCCTAAAGCCGTTCTTATCGCCTTTTTAGTTTTCGCGGTAATTTTATCCGCTTCCAAATATGTTTCGCTCGCCTCTATAGTAAGCGCATTTTTTATGCCGTTTATAGTGTTTTATACGTTAAAGAACATATACATATTTGCGGCATCTATGTTAATAGCCATATTAGTAATATATAAACATTCCCCTAACATTAAAAGACTCATAAACGGCACGGAAAATGCTATAAAGAAAAAGCGCCGATAAAATAAAAGCAGGTTTCTTAAACTGCTTAATAAATAAGATATTTGCTATATTTTACTTTACTTTACCGCAATTAATTTTGAACTCAATGCCGTAATAACGTTATTCACCTTAATAATCGCTTCGTAAATATATATTTTCGGCGTTTTCTTAGGAAGTTTTACCGACAAAACGGTTTTATAGTAGCCTTCCCTTACTATATTGGTAGCCGACGTATGCGTATATAAAATCTTTCCGTTTAGACCTTCGAGTATCCTCGTTTCCTGAATATCCGAATTGTCGAGGTTAGTATGCGTTCCAAGAACGTCGTATTCCATATTTAAGCTTATATTGCCGCCCGCTCTTACGGATTTCGGAACAGTAAAGATTTTTAAATTCGATATAAGAACGCCTTTTACGTGGTTAAAATTTATTTTCAAACTGCTTTGAGGGTCGTATATAAATTCGTTGCTTGCAAGCTGATACGGAACATTAAGCATAGATAATCCTCTTATCCTTCCTTCGCGGGTTACCACATATTTTCCCGTAACGTAGCCTACGCCGTAACCTATGGACAATCCTGCGGCGGTACCTATTATTGCGCCTATAGGCCCTCCGGTAAGCGCTCCGACGACAAACCCCGTTCCAGCCCCGAATATCGCACCCGTAGTTCCGCTCGCCGCAGTCGCCCGCGAAGTAGCGCAGCCGCTTAACGACGAAGATACTAAAAATATTGCGAGAATTAAAACAAGCGATATAGTAATTTTTTTCTTAATTTTCATTGATTCATGCCTCCTATTTTGATTTTATTCTTATTATTATGTTCATATTTTTATATATTGTAAATAGTATTTTTGCAATATCAACGATACTGTTTTAATTATTATTTTTTTCTGTTTCGATAGAATTACCGCCGCCGTAACCATTTTGTATTTTTCCCCACCCCTATGGCTGCAAAAGATATAAATTTAAAGATTTAGGACTCATAAAAATGAGTTATCAAATATAACATCGGTAATTATATTTTTATCTTGATTATTTGAAATTTTAATCGTACCATAACTAAAAAAATTTTAAAGATTTTGAAGATTTTGCAAAAAATCTTTCCTTCTCGCTATAAATACAGCCGCAATAATTTTGACGGTATAAGCCGTATCTGCGAGAAAGCTCTATACCATCTTTATAGCCCTGCCTGAAATCTTCGTAATAAAAATTAACTCCGTATTTCTTTTGCAGATTAAAACCTGTTTCTTTGATATAGTCATGATACTGATGCTTGCTGTATAAAAGCGTAGTCGAAAAATGCGTGAATTTAGACGACTTAGCAAGGGCGGCGGTTTTTTCAAGCCTGCCGGCGACGCAGTAATAACAACGATTTTCTTCCCTAAAAACCACGTTCCTTATAAACTCCTCCATATCGTAATCTTTTTCGTAAATCACTTTGAAATCTACAATCTCGGCGAATTTTTTCAAAGACTCCTCCCTCCTGAGATATTCCGAATAAGGATGAATGTTTGGATTATAAAAATATCCGATAATCTTCTCGAATTTAATGTCTAAGAATTGTTTATCCGAATTTTTCCGGCTATTTAGAGTATCTGAATTACTTGGGACAATAGTGAAATATGGATACATTAAACATGGCGAACAGC
The window above is part of the Candidatus Acidulodesulfobacterium acidiphilum genome. Proteins encoded here:
- a CDS encoding ATP-binding protein; this encodes MYNEYRDDEMDGNKDYYEEGADSCGCGSGDDEGGSCGCGGGEEEEGSSCGCGGAHGHESKNPFDEQSPISGVKNIIAVASGKGGVGKSTFSVNLAITLAKQGKKVGLLDADLYGPSIPMMMGINKRPDLTSSNKIVPLEKFGIKLMSLGFLIPEDAPAIWRGPVVMQVITQFLKDVEWGEIDFLVVDLPPGTGDIQLTLVQTVPINFAIVVSTPQDISLIDAKKALAMFDKVNVPVFGLVENMSYFICPHCNKRSDIFKHGGAKAAAEKLGVNFLGEIPIVEEICELSDKGEPIMTKDIHPEVQSVFNKISDSLVLRAEQRVVA
- a CDS encoding epoxyqueuosine reductase QueH; protein product: METEKKLLLHICCSPCLMYPYFTIVPSNSDTLNSRKNSDKQFLDIKFEKIIGYFYNPNIHPYSEYLRREESLKKFAEIVDFKVIYEKDYDMEEFIRNVVFREENRCYYCVAGRLEKTAALAKSSKFTHFSTTLLYSKHQYHDYIKETGFNLQKKYGVNFYYEDFRQGYKDGIELSRRYGLYRQNYCGCIYSEKERFFAKSSKSLKFF
- a CDS encoding HlyC/CorC family transporter, translating into MNMTFSNILAGAYIYIPVIIGAIILEGFFAGSEIGIISYDKIKIKHKEAGGNRLAKFLLAMTRKPESTFSTSLIGNNFAYTTATILATSIIYAYAKSYTPIIVAVILTPVMVIFGEIIPKMIYRRHANSLMLKSIPFIAFFSLIFFPINIIFIGFSKVLNIIFKSKSKNVFLTKDELIKVLTISGNIEEFKEYDKKIIKRIFEFGGKTAKDVMIPLINVIALNENDGIDKARQIFADTNYSRIPVYSERIDNISSLAFAFDVFNPKNSEKVVGEIAKPVLFIPETLKITNIMLKMQKSRQQMVVVVDEYGGASGIITFEDILEEIVGEIRDETDEEVAMYKKIGKNTYLINARLTLDELSEIFNLSVLNNEEAEYETVSGLIMDRLGRIPVSGEKFTIDNINFTVSKATSKSIKEVIISF
- the plsY gene encoding glycerol-3-phosphate 1-O-acyltransferase; its protein translation is MDIFYILAAYLAGSFPTSAIIARIKGISDLTKEGSGNLGATNISRVIGKKFGLITLIIDAAKGFLPVFFAPILINSQYKYADFNFHRSIQCTGCLIFYSLVIIAPVIGHCYSAFIKFKGGKGVATALGVFLAVSPKAVLIAFLVFAVILSASKYVSLASIVSAFFMPFIVFYTLKNIYIFAASMLIAILVIYKHSPNIKRLINGTENAIKKKRR
- a CDS encoding DUF21 domain-containing protein, translating into MDLLLFLFLFILFLVVSSVFSISESSIFSLNQTDIDELNLRKKNKVIFLIRNSSIFLVIILIGNMTANVITASIGSIILNIYFKNIPVIYSIIFISLILIIIAEIIPKIVALKKPIELSLFVSEIFYGVVYFAGSFIQKTGLKGKRLQLKKEESISNEELRTIIEIGKNEGEIKEKEYEFIKNFLKLSYLKASNIMTKKDAVFELDVGTPVSAAVELIESYHFSRIPIYFREKDNIIGIILSKNILSKVYNKSEAKRTLNSFMIKPYFIPGSKNALELFRELQKKKIHMAVIVDEYGKMKGIITMEDLLEEIFGEIEDEYDVQ
- a CDS encoding radical SAM protein, whose product is MDELDFFIGKYGRDINPEAIIKEDILRQGISFGEVDSEENFSGKSYFIFSFNVDNDGDVINKKYPEEIALINGPYNLRRTIISVRINKTSPYSVIYDKESKGYKLYKNKGKDFYYIGDVLFSPEKSYMLKKTESEKSVRDVAPTIEWGYLIYLAVFRMCQYFEDGSECAFCDMNSNYLNQKKSNKNYSAVKSVEDILSALSIISDADDSNAGAYTLTGGSIIDEIKFKGDTEIDFYVRFLEAIEDKFKGRWISKVVVQAHTRNNLMRLKTAGAYIYHTNFEVWDKNLFDKICPGKSKFIGRDEWINRIVDAVSVFGEYKVIPNFVAGVELSKPYGFTDIDEAVDSTAEGLDFFMSKGVIPRYTTWCPEKTSRLGKMGNASAPLEYYVKLLLKWHELHYKYGLPVPEGYGEAGAGKAEFSVSAFMDAFKSEDYKIENS
- the trxA gene encoding thioredoxin is translated as MSSENVLAFTDSNFESEVLKSDKPVLVDFWAVWCAPCRAVAPVIDEIASDYSGKIKVGKVNVDENQIIPGKYGIRGIPTVILFNKGQVADQIVGAAPKGSFKQLIDKVIGN